GTGGAAAAAAAGGGAAAACTGCGCGGGGCCGGTGGGCGACGGGTAAAGAGAAAGCCAAAGCCGCAACTAAAGCCAGAAAACAAATCAAGAACCCTACCCGCAATAGTTGTGCCCTTTATGTTGGTCAACCGGCCCATATCAAAAAGCAATTGGAAACTGCTTGGCAAAAGGATGGTTTGTTAAAATCAGCACCTAAAAAAGAGATGTTTGGTTTTTTAAATTCAACCCCGACATTGTATTTACCAGATGTTCAACGTGGAGTTTCTGTAATTGGTGCGCCAGGTACGGGTAAAACTTTTTCAGTAATAGATCCGTTAATTCGGTCTGCATTAGATCAGGGTTTCCCCATGCTTTTGTATGATTTTAAATATCCCGCCCAGACAAAAAGAGCCGTCGCTTACGCTATTAAACGAGGGTACACTGTTAAAGTATTTTCACCAGGCCGGCCTGAATCTGAAGTTTGCAATCCTTTAGATTTAATTCGAGATGAGGAAGATGCTGTTAGTGCTGGTCAATTAGCTCAGGTGATCGGGCGTAATTTTGACCGTTCTGGTGGTAAAGCCAGCAGTGATAAATTCTTTGAAGAGGCCGGTGATAGTTTAGTAGAAGGTATTTTGTTAGTAACAAAAGCTGTAGGAACTCTCACCGGCAATCCTAGTTACTGTGATTTAATGACGGCGCAGGCTATCCTAAGTCTGTCTAATTTAGCGCAACGGATGGATGAAGCTTCTAAGGCTAAATTAAAAGTTTGGACTTCTCGACCACTTTCTCAGATTATTAGTGTCAAAGATTCTGAGAAAACGGTGGCCGGTATTGTTGGTACCGCTCAACGAATGTTCCAACGTTTCCTCAAAAAAGATTTTGTTGGTGCATTCTGTGGTCAAACTACCCTCCCCCTTGATTTGGAAGGTAAGCAGTTAATTGTCTTCGGTTTAGACCGCAATAATCGTGATATTGTTGGGCCTCTATTGGCTGCTATCCTCCACATGGTTGTTACTCGTAATGTCTCGCGTACTGTTAAGCGTAAAGACCCTCTGGTGACAGTGCTAGATGAGCTTCCTACTCTCTACCTACCGGCCTTAGTGAATTGGTTAAATGAAAACCGGGAAGATGGGTTTGTTGGGATTTTAGGTTATCAGAACTTCGCTCAACTTAAACAATATTATGGAGATAATTTGGCGAGGGCAATTGTGGGGGGGACTGGTCATAAGTTTATTTTTAACCCACAAGATCCAGAGTCTGCTAAATTCTTTTCTGATTATTTGGGAGAAGAGGAAATCCGGTTTGAAACTAAATCTCGTAGCACCGGCAAAGGTAGTACGTCTCGCAGCTTTGGTGAGCAATTTCAAAAGCGGCCATTGCTTGAACCGGCCCAGTTTTTAAAGTTGTCTACAGGCCAAGCGGTTGTTATTAATCCTGGGTATGTTTCGGGTAAGGAAGCCTATATTCCTTTGCTGCAAAGTATTAGAGTGCCGGCTCCTGATATTGATGAGATGAATTGGTCTGAATCTAAGTGGGATGCTATTTGCCAACGGATGCAACGTAATCTGTCGGTTTCTGATGAAGAACGCCGTGCCCAATTTGAAGAACGTCGCTCTATTGTTGAGCAGTTATTTCCATTGCCGGTTGAGGCCACTTCTTCTAAAGATATGGGTGCTAACTTGTTCTAATTTTCTGCACAGGAGTTTATTATGGCTACAGTAGTTGATGTTAAACACCACCCGATTTTATCCCGATATCCTGATTGGGCAACAAAAGTGATCAGTAGTTTGGATAAACCACCCTTCTCTCCGAATTACTACCCCGAAACCATTGAGATGTTTGATCAACATGGATTATTGGCCGGTATTGCTTACGGTCAGGTTTATGAAACTACTCGTACTTCAGACCAACCCACTGATTTTATTGCCTGGTTCTGGGATGGCCAATTAGCGGTCTTTGTGGTTTCTGAAACTAAACAAGTTTTAGTTAATCGCTTATCTCTAGTACAAAAAGTTGGGTTAAATTGATTTGGTAATTGGGGTAAATATGGTTGCACCTAGCATTGGAGTATCCCCCGGCGAAGCTGCTTCATTCCAGCAAACGTATTTTTCGATTATCGAAAGTTTTTTAACTGCCGGTAATTATCTTGAAGACTTAGCACTCAAACAGTCTCAAAAAGCTACAGATACGGAAATTACAATTAGTCAAGGGGGTAAGGTACTTTATGGCCAAGAGGATGGCAGAAAAGTTGATTATTTATTTGGCCCACTCTCTCAACAACTTTACCCTGATTTACCCCAGAAATTAAATCAATTACGAACCTCAGAAGTTGGTAATCATTCTACTTTATGTGACCTGCGAGTGGAGTTAAATAATCAGATTGTTTTAGAGACTGATTCAAAGGGTGTGGTCAAGGTTAATGAATTAAAAAAATTACCACTTGATAAATTACCTGAGCTATTTCAGCGCCTTGCTAAAACCTCAGAAAAAAATCAGTCTACTGCAATTGAGGAGTCAATTATTAAGGCTTTGAAAACATACGAGAATCAACCTATGAAAAGTAATGAACCCTTAGAAGATGCCGGTTTAGAGCTTCCCCCTGATTTTGATGAAGCCATTCTATTTAGTGATCCTACTTTAAGTGCACAAGCTACCGAACTATTTGGGCCACCACCAGAACCCAGTACACCGGCAACCGATATTGGAACCCAGGAAAGTCCCAACCAGAATAGACCGGCAGCCGATGTTGGTGTTGAGAAAATCTCCAACCCGGATACACCGGCAACCGATGCTGCCCAAAGAACCCCCAGCCGGGATACACCGGCAGCCGATATTGGCGTCCAGAGTTCCAACAGCCAGAATACACCGGCAACCGATATTGGTGTTGAGAGAATCCCCAACCGGGATACATCGGCAACAGATGGCCGGTCGTCTCTTGCACCAAAGTCGGTTAAAAAGGCCCGCCCCCAATTAGGACAAAACACGAATGGTGTGGTGCCGGTGGAACAACCAGATATCGGGATAGCCATATCAAGAAAAGAAACTGTATCACCACAGTCCACTCCAAGAGCACCAATATCAAGAGAGGAGACTGTACCCACATTCCGCACTAAGAGTACAAGACCGGCACCAATATCAAAAGAAGAGTTTGAGTTACCGCCGCCCAATCCACCGGCCTTGGGAGATTTTCACCCTACCCTCCCACCGCAAAGCCTCGATGACAAAGTTGTGCCATCAGTCTCAAAAGAACAGGCTGCACCCACTCTCAGTACACCGGCCTTGGGAGATTTTGACCCTACTTCCCCACCACAAAGCAACCCTACTTCCGTTGGGGATGCCAAAACAAAAGAGGACAGAACTGGTTTAGAGCGTAGCTATTCTATCTCTAGTGGCTTAGAAGATATGGAATTAAAAGCTTTATTGGTTGAACAGATTAAAGCAACTCGTGAACTTCAACAACAATTTGCTCACTCATCCAACCAATTTCAAGAGTTGGTTTCTGAGCGCCTTAAATCCCAAGAGCAGACTAATTGGTGGGAGCAGTTAAAGGATTCTTTTAAAGGTTTGGTGTCCCCTGTTGGTGAAAAGCTTTCAGGTATGGTTAAGGCTTTTCACTCTCAACAAACCGAACATCGGGCTGCCACAACCCTTCACGAATTATTCCAGTCTCAAGTAGGTAAAGATGCCACTACCTATTTATCTGAGAAGTATTCTATTCAGCGCCAGGGTAATTCCTATACCTTGGCAGACGGGGACGGCAATTCTTTACTGAAATGGAAGTCTACCCCCTTTGGAGTTTCCTCAGAACCTGGTTCTAATAAATTAAACCGGCAACAACTTGATTCTATGGGCGGCTTGCACAACAATCCTCTCGGTGGTCAAGGTTCTGCTGATTGGGCGCCGGTGGGTACTACAGAAACCAGTCAATTTAAACGAACGATGTCTATTGCTAACACCTTGATAGGTGCTGCTAATAAATTGGGTTCTAATATTTCTTTAGATGGCCAAGTTTACAAAATTGAAGCAACGGCGTCTGGTTGTAAGGTGAGTGCAAAAGATGGTCGTGGTGACATTCTTAATTTTCAAGATGGCCACCACTCGTCCTCTATGAGTAGTCGAGATTTAGCCTATTTTGAAAAGATGGTGCCGGTGTTAACCCAACAATATGCAGCACTTAGTAATCAAAAATCATCTAAAAAGCAAGGGATGGAGCGTTAATTATGGATTTATATACATTGCCGCAACTGTTAAAATCTAATTGTCCCATTGTTGAAGTGGTAGCCCCTTTGATTGAACGACCGCGTGTTTTTAACTATATTTCAGGGGTGGCCGGCCTCTTTCAAATTCCTACTTACTTATGTTCGTTTGGTTCCCTTGAATTGCTCTTATTTTCAGATGGGGCTGTGGTGCCGGTTGAGAAAATTAATGGGAGTTTTTTTGATTTCCTGAACCATTGGGATAAACCTGGCCTTTTTATTATTGAAAATCTACAATCTCTTTTAGGAGTTTCTTCTGATTGGCAATCCAAACAACAAAATTTAGAGATGACTTCTCAACTTGTTAATTTATTTTACAAGTTGGTTACGCGGAAAGATTGTTATGTGGTTTTGCTTTCAACTGCGGGGCAACATCTAAATTCTACTTTAGCCGGTTTAATTCCTTCGTTGGTGGAACCTCTACCTAGTCCCTGCAATTTAGTGGAATATTTGGAAGACTTAACCGCAGAATTTCCCATAGTTTCGGCTTTTGATAAGGATGAATTAATTGGGGCGGTTTCTGGATTATATCAAGAGGAAATTAAACGAGGGATTTATTACTGGCACTGCGGTTTATTAGGTGACATTGATTTAGTTGCTAGTTTACTTAAGTATAAAATTGAGCGTTTTAGAGAATTTGGCTTAAATTTTAAGCAGCCCTCGCTTATGTCAGAATTTGGGGGATTAGATCGGCTACGTTCTGCTTTAGATAGCGTTGTATTCCGTTATTCAACGGTGGCACAATCTTTGGGGTTGCCATTGCCCAAGGGTTGGTTAATGGTCGGGCCGCCGGGGACGGGTAAAACTTTTGCTGCCGGTGTTTGTGCTGCTAAATTGAAAGTTCCGCTGGTAATTGTTGATGTTGGCGCTATGGTGGCCGGTGGCGTCGTTTATGTTGAGGAGTTACTGCGCCGCGTTGAAGCTTTAGGCCGGTCTGTCCTCTATTTTGATGAGTTTGATAAGTTGTTTTCTGCCAGTAG
The nucleotide sequence above comes from Ancylothrix sp. D3o. Encoded proteins:
- a CDS encoding type IV secretory system conjugative DNA transfer family protein, with translation MMETQTIFFQNTNNLAIVQQRPVDQPLPPAIDGLVTRLKSPTGLLILSMIGLLVLSNWLAGGKKGKTARGRWATGKEKAKAATKARKQIKNPTRNSCALYVGQPAHIKKQLETAWQKDGLLKSAPKKEMFGFLNSTPTLYLPDVQRGVSVIGAPGTGKTFSVIDPLIRSALDQGFPMLLYDFKYPAQTKRAVAYAIKRGYTVKVFSPGRPESEVCNPLDLIRDEEDAVSAGQLAQVIGRNFDRSGGKASSDKFFEEAGDSLVEGILLVTKAVGTLTGNPSYCDLMTAQAILSLSNLAQRMDEASKAKLKVWTSRPLSQIISVKDSEKTVAGIVGTAQRMFQRFLKKDFVGAFCGQTTLPLDLEGKQLIVFGLDRNNRDIVGPLLAAILHMVVTRNVSRTVKRKDPLVTVLDELPTLYLPALVNWLNENREDGFVGILGYQNFAQLKQYYGDNLARAIVGGTGHKFIFNPQDPESAKFFSDYLGEEEIRFETKSRSTGKGSTSRSFGEQFQKRPLLEPAQFLKLSTGQAVVINPGYVSGKEAYIPLLQSIRVPAPDIDEMNWSESKWDAICQRMQRNLSVSDEERRAQFEERRSIVEQLFPLPVEATSSKDMGANLF
- a CDS encoding ATP-binding protein translates to MDLYTLPQLLKSNCPIVEVVAPLIERPRVFNYISGVAGLFQIPTYLCSFGSLELLLFSDGAVVPVEKINGSFFDFLNHWDKPGLFIIENLQSLLGVSSDWQSKQQNLEMTSQLVNLFYKLVTRKDCYVVLLSTAGQHLNSTLAGLIPSLVEPLPSPCNLVEYLEDLTAEFPIVSAFDKDELIGAVSGLYQEEIKRGIYYWHCGLLGDIDLVASLLKYKIERFREFGLNFKQPSLMSEFGGLDRLRSALDSVVFRYSTVAQSLGLPLPKGWLMVGPPGTGKTFAAGVCAAKLKVPLVIVDVGAMVAGGVVYVEELLRRVEALGRSVLYFDEFDKLFSAS